GCCCGCTGCTTCACCGAAGCCGGTATCCACCGGCCCGGGACACAGCGCGGTCGCGGTCACGCCGGTGCCACGCAGTTCGCCGCGCAGGCTATGCGTGTAGGACAACACGAACGCCTTGGCGGCGCCGTATGCCGCTTGGCCCGGCAGCGGTCCGAACCCGGCCACCGACGAAACGTTCAGCACGGCGCCCCGACCGCGCTCGACCATGCCGGGCAAAAGCCTGCTGCACAGATCGACCACGGCGGCCACATCGACCTCGACGAGGTTAACTTCTTGCTCGGGAACAGATTTCGCGACGAGGCCGAGGGTGGACAGCCCTGCGTTGTTGATCAGGATGTCCGGAGTCAGGCCGAGGGCGGCGATGCGGTCCGGCAGAGCAGCCCGCGCCGATCGATCCGACAGGTCGGCGGGCAGCGGGTGCGCGTTGGGGCCCAGGCGCCCGGCGAGCGCGCTGAGTCGGTCGGCGCTGCGGGCCACCAGCACGACCTGATAGCCGCGCCCCGACAGCATCTCGGCGAACTGCTCGCCGATGCCCGAAGACGCGCCGGTGACGATCGCGCCGCGATCGCTTCCCGGCGATGGAAGGGGCATACCGGGCCCTACCCGAGGCGCTGGGCGAGCATCGCGAGCTTGTCCATCGAATCGCGCAGCATCTCCGACGTCGTCGAATACGCCTTCTCCAACCGCTTCGGGTCGGTCAGCGCGGTGAAGTCGTAGGTGTGCGTGACGTTGGTCAGTGTGGAGTTGATCCCACTGAGCTCCCAGCGCCACAGGTGACCGGGCGGCGGCTTTCCGGGTTCGGCTGGGCGCCAAGCGATCTTGGTGCCTTCGATGAATTCCACGACGTGGTTCTCCCGCACTGCACCGTTGGTCAGCGTCATCTTGAAAACGTCACCGACCGCGCGGACGCGCTGCCCGGGAGCCGCCGAGGCGAGGTTGTTGTTGCCGTCCCAGCTCGGCTGGCTAGACGGCTCGGCGATCAATTCGAAGATGCGCTCGGCGCTGGCCGAGATGACGCGGGTGGCGCTCACAATGCCTTCGGGGTCCGTATCAGCCATACGCCAATCCAAACACGTCGCCTACGGCAATGGGGGCCGGCATTATGCCGACCCCCAAACCGGCTGAGGATCAATCGGCGCGGAGCAACTCGGCCGGCCCGGACAGCGCCGCCTTGTAGTGGCGGGTCATGTCGTCGGCCAGCACCTCGGCGTCACCGTTCTCGACGCCGGCGACGATCTGACGGGCCACGTCCCGCGGGTCGTTCTTCGGGACGTCGAACCCGGTGGTCATTTCGGTGTCGGTGTAGCCCAGGTGTACCGAGGTGACCAGCGTGCCCTGCTTCTCCAGCTCAACCCGCAAGGAGTTGCTCAGCGACCAGATGGCGGCCTTGGAGTCGCCGTAGCCGCCGAAGCCGCCCACCCAGGACAGCACCGAGCTGATGTTCACCAGCGCGCCCCCGCCGTTTTCGGCGAGGATCGGCGCGAACGCCTTCGCGACCCGCAGCGCGCCGAAGTAGTTGGTCTCGAAGACGGCCTGGACCTCCTCGATGTCGCTGTCCAGGAGCTTGGCCGCGCCGAGCACGCCCGCGTTGTTGACGACGATATCGGCGTCGGCTGCCGTAATAGCAAACGCCGCAACCGATTCCGGCTTCGTGACGTCGAGCGCGACGCTTACGACGCGAGGATCGGTGCTGGGCTTGGGTGTGCGCGCCGTGGCATAGACCTTGGCCGCGCCCCGGCGCAGGAACTCGTCCACGATGGCCTTGCCGAGTCCGCGCTGTCCGCCGGTAACCACGACCGTCGACCCCTTGATGTTGACCATGATCCGCACTCCTTGACTTAGGTGAAATAACTTTGATTCTGTCAAGTTAGTTGCTGCTTGCGACATAGTCAAGTAGCATTTGGTCATGTCTTCATGGTCTGCGTCACAGCGCTTCAAACTCGCGACCGCGCCCGGTGGACTGGGTTTGGTCCAGGATTTCCTCAACACGATCGACGTGAAGCGCGACAGCTCGGATCTACTGGACGACGCCACGCTCGCGCGGGACTGGGTGAGCGACGCGGTACGGACCTGGGCGGAGCTGCGCGGTGTGCCGGCCGACCCGCCTGCCATCACGGACGCGGATCTGCCGAAGCTTCGCGCCTTGCGCGCGGTGATCGCGCAGCTGGTGCGCGGCGAGGCGGCGGCCGGGACGGGCGCAGCGGCGATCTCGGCGTCGTTCGCCGTGTCCGAGACCGGCGAAGTCCGACTGGAACCCGCAGGCAGTGGCTGGCGCTGGCTGGCCTCGGCACTGTGGGGTGAGATCGTGCTGGGCCAACGCGACGGCACCTGGCGGCGGCTCAAGAGTTGCCATCACCAACCGTGCGTGTCGACCTTCTACGACCGCTCGAAGAACAACAGCGGCGTCTGGTGCAACGCGAAGACGTGCGGCAACGTCGCCAACCTGCGGGCCTCACGAGCACGGCGGCGCGAACGCGACCGCGCCGCGCAGGACAACCGACTCAGCCCAGCGCCGGCAACAGGTGCAGCAGGACGCGCGCCGAGCTGATCGCGACCTCCTCGACGAACTGGTTGAAATCGGCACCCGAGTCGGTGCCGGCCAGGTCGGACAGCGCGCGGATCACCAGCCAGGGGATGCCGAACGCCTCGCAGACCTGGGCCAGCGCACCGCCCTCCATGTCGATGGCCAGGCCCCCGAAATCGTCGTGCAACCGGTCACGGGTGGACTCGCAATGCAGGTACTGGTCGCCGGTCAAGATGGTGCCGTAGCTGATCCGCGGCGGCGTGCCGGTGCCGCCCGCCGCCGGTGGCAACACCGGAAGGACGAATCCCTCGAGACTGCGTCTGACGCGGTCGAAGAGTTCGGGTTCGACCGGATAGCCGAAACGCTCGGTCGCGTTGATGAACGGGACGTGCCCGGGCTGGTAGGGCGCCAGCTGCTCGTCTTCGATGACCCCGAAGTCGTGCTGTACCACCCGGTCGGCGATAACGATGTCACCGATGCGCAACCGCGGATTCAGTCCACCCGCGACACCGGTGAAAATGATTGTGTGGCAACGGAATCGATCGGCCAGCAGCGTCGCCACCAGACCGGTGTTGACCTTGCCCATGCCGGCCGCGGCCAGGACGACCCGCTGCGCATCGAGTTCGCCGGTATCGAAGGTGATCTGCGCGATCTGTTCGCGCCGCGCCCCGGACAGCGCACTGCGCAGATAATCCGACTCTTGCGGGATCGCACAAATGACGCCGATCGTCACCGCGCTCCGGTGGGGGGCAACTCGAACTCCAATCGCCGGCCATTTGGCTCTGGTACCGCCGGCGATTCTATCGACCCGGTCAGGGTGTCAGCAGCGCTCCGCACCCCTGCGCATGACGCGTGATTCGTCTCCCTGCCCGCGCGGCCTGTTCCTCAGCACAAGATTCAGCGCATCGCAGGCGCGAGCCTTGATCGGGGCAACTACATCGAGGTTGGTAGAGCTCTGGTTGATCAAGGTCTGCAGTGTAGGCACAGTCTCGACCCCTCCTTCGCCGGCCTAGTCAGCCGACTCGTCAATTTCACCGCAGCTGTTTTACAAGTGTGCAGCAAGCGGGTAAACGCAGTGATAATCCGGCTTGTGTCGTAGCGCACATTCCCGGGCATTTATTCCCGTCACCACGTCTGTGACCAGCACTAATCCGGTCTACGGCGCAGCAACGCGGGACCCACGGCATCGTGGTGCCCTGGCGATAACGGTTAGCTTCACGCTGGCGAAAATGTCGCTGCCACAAGGGAAATCCCCTAAGCCCAACGCTGGGCAGCTCCAGTCTGCCACATCCGCCGGCAGTACGCCGCCAGCGGACTGTTAGGTTGCCTATATGTCTGACGAGATACTCTGCATGGACTACCGCCGGCTGGAATCGATCTACGGCCCGCTGGCCGAATCGGTCCGTCGGCTCATCGATCTCAGCATCCGGACCGAAGCGGACCCCGCGACCGTAGCGGCGGCAAAGGCCAAAATCGACAGTGCCGCAGACGAATTGAGCGCATCGGTGCGACCGGGGACCTTTGGCGTGCACACGATGCCGGACGGCGACACCGTCGCATGGGGCAATGCGGTGGTCGGTCTGCGCAACGCGGTTGCCCCACCGCTGGTGCTGCATCATGAAGCCGACGGACTGGTGTGGTCAGAGTTCAATCTCGGTGCGGCATACGAAGGTCCGCCGGAGCATGTGCACGGCGGGGTGTCTGCCCTGATCCTCGACCACGTGCTGGGGGCGACGGCGCACCAGCCGGGCCGACCTGCCTATACCGGCACCCTGACCTCGCGTTACCGGCGCCGCACGGCGCTCGGCCGTCCGCTGCGGGCCGAAGCACACATCGACCGCATCGAAGGGGTCAAGACGTTCTCCGTCGGTCACATCGCCGACGCGGACGGTGTCACCGTAGAAGCCGAGGGCGTGTTCATCACCCCGAAGGCGTGAGCATCACGTCGTCATAGCGGCCCGCTCGACGTCGAGGAGCTGCTCACCGCGTCGTTCCTCGTCGTAGGCTTTGCGACCACCGCGCACGCCGAACAGGCGTTTGGAGACCACCAGGTAGATCACCGCCAGGATGTTGATGCTGAAGGTGACCGCCCGCGTCATCGTGATGCCCTTGGCCAGGTCATGGATCTCCAACGGCAAGAACACCGAGGTGGCGATCACCGCGAAGTATTCGCCCCAGCGCTTGAGTAACCACAGGCCGACGGCCTCGAGCAGCTCGACCAGAGCGTAAGCGGTCAGCATCAGGGTCAGCAGCGCCAACGTGGAAGGTTTGGCGGCCAACGCCTTTTCCAGCTCGTGCACGAGCGTCATTTGGTCGACCTTGAACCCGGCGGCCCGAAAGATCGGCAGGTCGCGATCGAGGGTGGCCTGGATGGATCCTCGTGCGCCGCGGAACGTCCACACCGCGTACGCCGCGAGCGCGATCACCACCGCCCGGAACACTCGCTCGACCGCGAGGGCGCGAATGATGATGGCCTGCCGTAAAGCCTTGCCACGCATAATCATCGGGGCGTCCTCGGCGTGGCCCCGGCCATGAGGTGCGCCGACGACGAACTCCCCGCAGCGCAGGCACCGCCACACTTCGCCGAGTCCGGTCGTGCCACGGAGCCGCTCGGCAAGTCCCTGCTCCTCGGGCGCGTATGTCACATGGCCTGCGAGCGCGCAGGTGACCAACTCCCAGCGGTTGATGCCGCGATCTTTGCGCATGGCCGATCATTCAACGCGGGCAGCAAACGACGCAAGAGGGCGCCCGCAGATGTCAGAACCGCGGCCGGCTGCGCGGACGTCGCGGTACCGGGCTCACCGCGCCGAGCAGTGCGGTGAGCTCGGCGATGGCGATATCGTCGATATGGCCGACGGCGGCGACGATGTCGTTCTGTAGCGCGCCATCGCAGAACGGTTCGGCGAGCCATCCGAACTTGTCCACCACCCGAGACCACGTCATCGGCCGGGTCGGTGATCCCTCGTAATCGCTTTCCTCGCGGCTGAATTCCCGCCCGTCGCAGGTGCGGACATGCACCCGCGTCGCGGTGCGGTGCGGATAGTTTGCGGTCAGGTCGGCCGCCGCGACGACGTCCACTCGCGCCAACAGCTCCTGCACGTCGGGGCGCAGAACACGTTCGTTCTCCAGCTGTTCGGGGCCCACTCCCCCGTCGAGCAGCGCGACGGCGCTGAGGTACTTGAGGTTGTAGTCGGCCTGTTCCTTGGTCTGCGGGTGATCCTTGTCGCCGTAAGCTCCCCCGCCGGCGATGTCGTACGCGGTCTGAAATACCTCGATCGTCACCCGCGCGACGTCGTCGCCGCGCAGCTTGTTGTCCGTCCGGATCGCCAAGAGCGCGTCGATGATGGCCTGTCCGTGGATCAATGCGCAGTACTGCTTGAGATAGGTCTGGTCGACTGCCGTCAGTCCGCGGTCGGAGGTGTTGAAATCGATTGGCTGATCAAAGAGTTGGACGAGTCCGTTCGGGCCTTCGAACAACAACTTGGGCCCGGTGATCCCACGGCCGGCCAATATCGTCGTGTAGACCGCGCGCATGGCGGTGATGGCCGGGGAGATGCCCTTCCAGTTCGAGACCGGCTCAGTGTGGACCACGGCCAGCGAGACGTTGTCGGTCGCGGCGGAGGAGATCGCGTGCGCGGTGCGCTCGGCGTCCAGGCCCAGCAACTTCGCCGATCCGGCCGCGACCGACATCGCCAGCTGCAGCGCGTGGTTGAGGCCGCGCGCCATCACCGGAACCTGTGCGCTGAAACGACATTGGACCTCGTAGGCGACCGCGAGGGCGAGCAGGAAGTCGGCCCCGGTAGCGCTGACATGCTCGGCCACCGCCAGCACCGCACCGAAGTTGTCGGCCGGGTGACACAGGCCGCCCACGGTCAGATACGTGTCGAGCAGGTCCGGATAGCGCACCAGCACGGCGTTGAAGAAGGCGGCCTGGTCCACCGAAGCGCGACCGCCGCCGACGAGTGTCGCCGAGGCGGCACCGCTGAACTGGCCGGTGTGCTCGCGGATCGTCGGGATCAGTTCACCGTCGAGCGAGCCGATCGCACAGGCGATGCTGTCGAGCACGTTACGTTTGAGCAAGGCCCGCGAGTGTGCGCTCAAATCCGATGGCTTTGCACCGACGACAAATCGGGCAAGATCGTCCACAACGTGGCTGTGCCCCATGTCTTCTCGTCCTTCCGCAGTTGACTCCCAGTCAAGCGCGGCGACGATCCACCGTCCAGGACCAGTCGCCTACGTGTGTTCGACTCAGCTTCTTAATGCTGCTCAGCGCCGTCGAGCACGCTCCTGTGGGGGTCGCCGGAGGGGATCCACCAATGTTCGGCCGGCGGCGTCCGCCAACGTCGGCTGTCCGCCACCCTCAGCAACGACTCGACGATCTGCAAGACTCCCACCCGGTCCTCGGTTTCACGGTGCACCAGTGACCACGTCCAGAGTGGCAGTGGGTCTGCGACGGGACGTCGGCCCAGGCTGGGTGGCGTTATCGCGGTGTGCCGCTTGGGCGAAGCGAGAACCGCGGCTGCGATCCGGCGCACATGGACGTAGAACGCGTCGCCGGTGATGCCGCCGTCGTCGATCCGGACGACGCGTGCTCCGGTTGCCGCCGCGAACTCCCCGGCGAAGCGATTCCACGAAGACCAGGCCGACTCGTCGGCATCGAGCAGAACCGTAAGACGCCGCGCCGCAATGGGGTCCGCTGAGCTCACACCGGGAAGCACCGCGTGCAACGGCTCGGCGTAGACCAAGCATGTCGTCAGTCCACGCTCCCTGGCCTGCTGCGCGGTCACCCAGGTCAGCGCGAGATCAAGGCTGCCCTCTGCCACGCGATCGGCCTGCACGTGTGACGGCAGCACCCATTCGTCGAGTCGCAGTGACCCGGCCGGCCCCAGCACGGTGACGATGTCGTCGGGCAACCAACTGACGTAACCGAGCCGCACCGGAGCGCTCTCGGCGGCCACCCGCTGCAATCGAATTTTGGCGTCGTCGGCCAGAGCCAGCATTCGGCGCGCATCCGGCAACAGGGTGCGCCCGGCTTCACTTAACCGGACGCTACGCCGGTCCCGCACGAACAGGTCGACCCCCAATTCGCGTTCCAGCGCAATGATCTGTTGCGACAGGGCAGGCCCTGAGATGTGTATCCGATTGGCGGCCCGGCCGAAGTGCAACTCCTCGGCAACCGCCACGAAGTAGCGCAGCTGCCGCAGTTCCATGCGACCAGCATAGGCGGGTCTACCTGCGGTAGGAGTCGCAACTTACCAGTGATTGGAAGGGTGTCGTGGACTTGTCCGCTCGCCGGCGATTGGCTGGGTTAAACAGCCGCGATCGAAGGAGAAGCGCAGTGCGACTTCCACTGCTGCCACCGACCAGTTTGACCACCACGCAGCAAGCCCTCTACGCGGACATGCGGGCCGTAATCGACAGCGGCTTCGGCGACCTCGTCGCGTACCGCGGTGACGGCGCACTGATCGGGCCATTCAACGGCTGGTTGCACTTTCCCCAATTCGGCTCGCCAGCATGGGCGTTCAACCGATCGCTGTGGGACCACAGCGTGC
The Mycobacterium sp. 050128 genome window above contains:
- a CDS encoding SDR family NAD(P)-dependent oxidoreductase → MPLPSPGSDRGAIVTGASSGIGEQFAEMLSGRGYQVVLVARSADRLSALAGRLGPNAHPLPADLSDRSARAALPDRIAALGLTPDILINNAGLSTLGLVAKSVPEQEVNLVEVDVAAVVDLCSRLLPGMVERGRGAVLNVSSVAGFGPLPGQAAYGAAKAFVLSYTHSLRGELRGTGVTATALCPGPVDTGFGEAAGFSKEEAEAALPRIMWISADKVAQAGIDGLAAGKAVVVPGRINRIAAAFFRIAPPESLLPLLVRNHPAFKRD
- a CDS encoding SRPBCC family protein, producing the protein MADTDPEGIVSATRVISASAERIFELIAEPSSQPSWDGNNNLASAAPGQRVRAVGDVFKMTLTNGAVRENHVVEFIEGTKIAWRPAEPGKPPPGHLWRWELSGINSTLTNVTHTYDFTALTDPKRLEKAYSTTSEMLRDSMDKLAMLAQRLG
- a CDS encoding SDR family oxidoreductase, coding for MVNIKGSTVVVTGGQRGLGKAIVDEFLRRGAAKVYATARTPKPSTDPRVVSVALDVTKPESVAAFAITAADADIVVNNAGVLGAAKLLDSDIEEVQAVFETNYFGALRVAKAFAPILAENGGGALVNISSVLSWVGGFGGYGDSKAAIWSLSNSLRVELEKQGTLVTSVHLGYTDTEMTTGFDVPKNDPRDVARQIVAGVENGDAEVLADDMTRHYKAALSGPAELLRAD
- a CDS encoding CGNR zinc finger domain-containing protein, with protein sequence MSSWSASQRFKLATAPGGLGLVQDFLNTIDVKRDSSDLLDDATLARDWVSDAVRTWAELRGVPADPPAITDADLPKLRALRAVIAQLVRGEAAAGTGAAAISASFAVSETGEVRLEPAGSGWRWLASALWGEIVLGQRDGTWRRLKSCHHQPCVSTFYDRSKNNSGVWCNAKTCGNVANLRASRARRRERDRAAQDNRLSPAPATGAAGRAPS
- a CDS encoding 5'-methylthioadenosine/adenosylhomocysteine nucleosidase, with protein sequence MTIGVICAIPQESDYLRSALSGARREQIAQITFDTGELDAQRVVLAAAGMGKVNTGLVATLLADRFRCHTIIFTGVAGGLNPRLRIGDIVIADRVVQHDFGVIEDEQLAPYQPGHVPFINATERFGYPVEPELFDRVRRSLEGFVLPVLPPAAGGTGTPPRISYGTILTGDQYLHCESTRDRLHDDFGGLAIDMEGGALAQVCEAFGIPWLVIRALSDLAGTDSGADFNQFVEEVAISSARVLLHLLPALG
- a CDS encoding PaaI family thioesterase, producing MSDEILCMDYRRLESIYGPLAESVRRLIDLSIRTEADPATVAAAKAKIDSAADELSASVRPGTFGVHTMPDGDTVAWGNAVVGLRNAVAPPLVLHHEADGLVWSEFNLGAAYEGPPEHVHGGVSALILDHVLGATAHQPGRPAYTGTLTSRYRRRTALGRPLRAEAHIDRIEGVKTFSVGHIADADGVTVEAEGVFITPKA
- a CDS encoding DUF2127 domain-containing protein, giving the protein MRKDRGINRWELVTCALAGHVTYAPEEQGLAERLRGTTGLGEVWRCLRCGEFVVGAPHGRGHAEDAPMIMRGKALRQAIIIRALAVERVFRAVVIALAAYAVWTFRGARGSIQATLDRDLPIFRAAGFKVDQMTLVHELEKALAAKPSTLALLTLMLTAYALVELLEAVGLWLLKRWGEYFAVIATSVFLPLEIHDLAKGITMTRAVTFSINILAVIYLVVSKRLFGVRGGRKAYDEERRGEQLLDVERAAMTT
- a CDS encoding MmgE/PrpD family protein; translated protein: MDDLARFVVGAKPSDLSAHSRALLKRNVLDSIACAIGSLDGELIPTIREHTGQFSGAASATLVGGGRASVDQAAFFNAVLVRYPDLLDTYLTVGGLCHPADNFGAVLAVAEHVSATGADFLLALAVAYEVQCRFSAQVPVMARGLNHALQLAMSVAAGSAKLLGLDAERTAHAISSAATDNVSLAVVHTEPVSNWKGISPAITAMRAVYTTILAGRGITGPKLLFEGPNGLVQLFDQPIDFNTSDRGLTAVDQTYLKQYCALIHGQAIIDALLAIRTDNKLRGDDVARVTIEVFQTAYDIAGGGAYGDKDHPQTKEQADYNLKYLSAVALLDGGVGPEQLENERVLRPDVQELLARVDVVAAADLTANYPHRTATRVHVRTCDGREFSREESDYEGSPTRPMTWSRVVDKFGWLAEPFCDGALQNDIVAAVGHIDDIAIAELTALLGAVSPVPRRPRSRPRF
- a CDS encoding LysR family transcriptional regulator → MELRQLRYFVAVAEELHFGRAANRIHISGPALSQQIIALERELGVDLFVRDRRSVRLSEAGRTLLPDARRMLALADDAKIRLQRVAAESAPVRLGYVSWLPDDIVTVLGPAGSLRLDEWVLPSHVQADRVAEGSLDLALTWVTAQQARERGLTTCLVYAEPLHAVLPGVSSADPIAARRLTVLLDADESAWSSWNRFAGEFAAATGARVVRIDDGGITGDAFYVHVRRIAAAVLASPKRHTAITPPSLGRRPVADPLPLWTWSLVHRETEDRVGVLQIVESLLRVADSRRWRTPPAEHWWIPSGDPHRSVLDGAEQH